GATCATCTCCATCCTGCGCCAGGAAAACCACTTTGTTACCAAGCTGACCGTGCGCCAACTCGTAGGATTCGGACGCTTCCCATATAGCAAGGGCCGGTTGACTAAAGAAGACGAGGGAATCATCTCCCGCTACATCGACTTCTTCAACCTCACCGAACTCGAAGACCGCTACCTCGACCAGCTTTCCGGCGGCCAGCGCCAGCGCGCCTATGTCGCCATGGTGCTGTGTCAAGAGACGAACTACGTGCTTCTCGACGAACCCCTCAACAATCTTGACATCGCACACTCGGTGGAAATGATGAAACACCTCGAGAATGCTGCAGCCCAATTTGGCCGCACCATCATCGTGGTTCTTCACGACATCAATTTCGCCGCCCGCTACGCCGATTACATCGTGGCCGTAAAGCACGGAATGATCGAAAAAGAGGGAACACCTGAACAGATCATGAAAAACGAGATCCTTTCAGAAATCTTCAATACAGAAATCGAAGTTATTGAAGGACCACACGGCAAGATTGCTTGCTACCACTAAATGAAGAGAAATAAGCCGACATTTGATGTCGGCTTATTCTATTTCTCGGGTTATTCGAGCTTGAATTTAGCAGAAAGCGCTTCGACCTGCGGATTTGTAGAAAATCTGGGAGTAACGTACATTTAAACGCACACCAGCAACGTGGCCAAGAGGTTACAAGCTGGTTAAGACATACAGAATGATTAAAAAGAAACTTTGACTTTTTTAAATCGACTCTGTAAGGTCAATCAAGCTGCTAGGGGAGCAAGAACAAACATTGTATCTTGTTTTCAGAGTGTGCGTGTGTTGTTTGAGAACTCAATAGTGTGCCATTTATTTTATTTTTGTCACTACCATTTCACATATTTTTGTGAGGTGGTGGGTCATGCCGGGTGGTGGATCGCCAAAATTATCCATCACTGTAAACAATAAAACTATTGTTGGCATGATTATCGTGTGGGTGGTCTTGTTCCCCGTCAAGGGAAGAAACCCACACACATCATTATTTATTTTGATAATGCCAGTAACACCCTCTTTTTTCTGGCCATGCTTTGGTGTGGTTGGTGGGGGTGTTGTTGTTTTTGTCAGGTGTTGGGCTTTTCACAAGCCTTAAGAGACATTTTTTCATGTTTTTTTGTGGAGAGTTTGATCCTGGCTCAGGACGAACGCTGGCGGCGTGCTTAACACATGCAAGTCGAACGCTGAAACTAGATGCTTGCATTTGGTGGATGAGTGGCGAACGGGTGAGTAACACGTGGGTGATCTGCCCTGCACTTTGGGATAAGCCTGGGAAACTGGGTCTAATACCGAATACTCACATCACTGTAGGGGTGGTGTGGAAAGCTTTTGCGGTGTGGGATGAGCCTGCGGCCTATCAGCTTGTTGGTGGGGTAATGGCCTACCAAGGCGTCGACGGGTAGCCGGCCTGAGAGGGTGTACGGCCACATTGGGACTGAGACACGGCCCAGACTCCTACGGGAGGCAGCAGTGGGGAATATTGCACAATGGGCGCAAGCCTGATGCAGCGACGCCGCGTGGGGGATGAAGGCCTTCGGGTTGTAAACTCCTTTCGCTTGGGACGAAGCCCACTTGTGGGTGACGGTACCTTGAGAAGAAGCACCGGCTAACTACGTGCCAGCAGCCGCGGTAATACGTAGGGTGCGAGCGTTGTCCGGAATTACTGGGCGTAAAGAGCTCGTAGGTGGTTTGTCGCGTCGTCTGTGAAATCCCGGGGCTTAACTTCGGGCGTGCAGGCGATACGG
Above is a genomic segment from Corynebacterium suranareeae containing:
- a CDS encoding iron ABC transporter ATP-binding protein, which translates into the protein MITLTNVRKEYSSDVAIGPVNLEIPAGGITALVGPNGAGKSTLLTMIGRLLGIDEGNITVASYDVTSTASKDLAKIISILRQENHFVTKLTVRQLVGFGRFPYSKGRLTKEDEGIISRYIDFFNLTELEDRYLDQLSGGQRQRAYVAMVLCQETNYVLLDEPLNNLDIAHSVEMMKHLENAAAQFGRTIIVVLHDINFAARYADYIVAVKHGMIEKEGTPEQIMKNEILSEIFNTEIEVIEGPHGKIACYH